The nucleotide sequence TCTAGCAACGGAACTTGGTCGATCTGGGTTGAAACCTTGTCAAATCAAGAAGGTCGTAAATACGGTGAAAAGTCCACTACAAAATGATGTTACATCAAAGCAGTGTGCTGATATCTTAGCTGAGCAACGAAAACAGTATAAAGGTAAAGAGTTTTATGGGCTCATTAAACATTTCCAAGATAAACTTATTGAAGATCCTAACCTTTATTTTATTGTGGATTTATTTGATGACGGGTCTCCAAGAAATATTTTTTGGGCTGATGGGAGATCACGAGACTCATATATAAAATTTGGGGACGTTGTTGTTTTCGATGTCACGTACATGACCAACAAGTTTAAGATGCCATTTTCTCCATTTGTGGGggtgaatcaccatggtcaatcCATACTTTTTGGTGGTGCATTACTGGAGAATGAGAAACAAGAAACTTTTGAATGGTTATTTCAAAATTTTCTAAAGTGCATGTTTAATAAGTATCCACAGGCAATAATTATTGATCAAGACAAAGCTATCGGCAATGCAATCAGAGTTGTTTTCCCAAATACGCGACATCGTTATTGTTCATGGCATATTAAGAAACATGAGATCGAGCATCTTCGAGCTCTTACAGTTCGTTACAATGACATTGAAGGGTTATATAAACAATGGGTAAAAAGTAACACAGCTGAAGAATTTGAAACTCGTTGGGAATTTTTATGTGGAAAATATAATTTTGAAAGTGGCAGTTGGATAATGGAGATGTATAAGCAACGTAAACTTTGGGCTAAAGCTTACTTAAAAGATTGTTTTTTTGCTGGCATGACATCAAGTGGGAGAAGCGAAAGCATTCATTCATTTTTTGATGGATATGTCAATTCAAAGACCATGTTGAACGAGTTTGTTATCCAGTATGATAAAGCTGTTGAGGCTCGACGGGCAGCTGAAGAAGATGAAGACTTTAAGAGCATAAACTCAAAGCCAGTTCTTTCTTCTGTTAATCCAATAGAGGCAAAAGCAAGTTCACGTTACACTAGAAAACTCTTTGATGCATTCACAAAAGAATGGACAGAAGCTACATTCAATTTAACTCATGAGACGGTAAGCAAAAATTTAGAAGAAATCATATATAAGGTTGGCCAATTGGGTATTGATAAAATATACTGGAGAAATGTTACTTTCCGTCTGTCACAAAAGATAGATGTGACATGTTCATGTGCAAAGTTTGAAACATATGGAATATTATGCAAGCATATCTTATATGTCTTGAAGAAGAGACACGTTGAAACCCTTCCCGATCATTATATTTTACCTAGATGGACACTTGATACCAGGTATAAGTTGGATAATAGCAACATTGGGCTCGGAAATATACATGGTGAAAATGAAGTAAGTGCGTTAACATTATGGTGTGTTCAGTCAAATTTCAGAAAAGCAATCGAACATGCACGAGACTCTCCATTTGAGATAAAGAAGCTAAATACCATATTGATGAAGTTTTTAGATGAACAAAGTAATCGAACGAAGTCCAAACAAGTTGAGATTACATCACAAGATTCTAATGTGGGAAGTTCACAAGTAAACATGATGCCTCAAATTTCTATCCGGGATCCATTAGTTCATACTAATACTAAAGGGCGTCCAAAAAATGCAACTAGAATCAAATCTTCCCTTGAAGCACCAAAAAAGAGAACTTGTTCCTACTGTCAGGAAAAGGGTCATAACATCACCGGATGCTCGAAAAAGAAGGTAAGAATAGTGTGTATTAGTATTTAACAGTGAATTTTTTTGGAAAGTGTAATACTAAAATTTGTTTAATTTTTTCAGGCAGATGCTGCTTTAAAAGAAAGAGAAGGATGATGTGTGATGTTTGCAATCGTTTCTAGAGTAGGTTTTTGATGAAGAATTGATTAGATTCTATGTTTTTGGAATCTCTAAACATTTATTCAGTTATCAATTAGtgggttttattttatttatgaaaatgtTAGCAAACTCATATTAAACGCGTCAAAATGTAGCGAACTCATATTAAACCGGCCAAAATATAGCGAACTcatattaaacgggtcaaaatatagCGAACTCGTATTATACGAGTCAAAATATAGCGAACTCATATTAAACGCGTCAAAATTTAGCGAACTCATAGTAAATGCTTGAATATATTGGTTCCTCCCTGTAAATGATGTTACGATACGCGGTGCACGGTTTATACATAACAACGCATTTTGTCAAATGCTTTAAATTAAGTCTGAAACTTATCTTTTTGATATCTTATTGGCACCCTTTATCGTATCCATTTGTCACATCTAACATTTGTTTGACCGGTCAATGTAGACTCTGTTAAACATGGGCATTTGGATTGGGTAACACGATGGAAAATTATTGGAGGGATCACTAGAGGATTGCTTCATCTACATGAAGTTTCACAGTTACGAATAGGGATATGAAATCAAAGTGGGCTAAATAAAT is from Helianthus annuus cultivar XRQ/B chromosome 9, HanXRQr2.0-SUNRISE, whole genome shotgun sequence and encodes:
- the LOC110876754 gene encoding protein FAR1-RELATED SEQUENCE 5-like, with translation MGMDFDSPDDAYEFYNRYAFLHAFGIRIFQTFRDKTTHDPYRKKYVCNKQGFKDLKSNSSAGHVKKRRRDLRTGCEAYLRISKSKGGKWLVDMFNDVHNHELTVTPTKVMKHRSHGKFHRSMACKSLATELGRSGLKPCQIKKVVNTVKSPLQNDVTSKQCADILAEQRKQYKGKEFYGLIKHFQDKLIEDPNLYFIVDLFDDGSPRNIFWADGRSRDSYIKFGDVVVFDVTYMTNKFKMPFSPFVGVNHHGQSILFGGALLENEKQETFEWLFQNFLKCMFNKYPQAIIIDQDKAIGNAIRVVFPNTRHRYCSWHIKKHEIEHLRALTVRYNDIEGLYKQWVKSNTAEEFETRWEFLCGKYNFESGSWIMEMYKQRKLWAKAYLKDCFFAGMTSSGRSESIHSFFDGYVNSKTMLNEFVIQYDKAVEARRAAEEDEDFKSINSKPVLSSVNPIEAKASSRYTRKLFDAFTKEWTEATFNLTHETVSKNLEEIIYKVGQLGIDKIYWRNVTFRLSQKIDVTCSCAKFETYGILCKHILYVLKKRHVETLPDHYILPRWTLDTRYKLDNSNIGLGNIHGENEVSALTLWCVQSNFRKAIEHARDSPFEIKKLNTILMKFLDEQSNRTKSKQVEITSQDSNVGSSQVNMMPQISIRDPLVHTNTKGRPKNATRIKSSLEAPKKRTCSYCQEKGHNITGCSKKKADAALKEREG